From the genome of Proteus vulgaris, one region includes:
- a CDS encoding helix-turn-helix domain-containing protein: MINTKVGNRIKMIRRQLKITENEMSERLGISILHYSQLEDGHLKITVDQLITISFILGVTPQSLILEAKKTDFMIFEDRESITQPSEIVIFRKKKVV, encoded by the coding sequence ATGATTAACACCAAAGTTGGAAATAGAATAAAAATGATAAGAAGACAATTGAAAATAACAGAGAATGAAATGTCTGAAAGGTTGGGAATAAGCATATTACATTATTCTCAATTAGAAGATGGGCATTTAAAAATAACGGTAGATCAATTGATTACTATTTCTTTTATACTGGGTGTTACACCTCAAAGCTTAATTTTAGAGGCTAAAAAAACAGATTTTATGATTTTTGAAGATAGAGAATCAATAACACAACCTAGTGAGATTGTAATATTTAGAAAGAAAAAGGTAGTTTGA
- a CDS encoding NAD(P)/FAD-dependent oxidoreductase codes for MAISRRKFIIGGTVVAVAAGAGILTPMLTREGRFVPGTPRHGFVEGTEGALPKQADVVVIGAGILGIMTAINLVERGLSVVIVEKGNIAGEQSSRFYGQAISYKMPDETFLLHHLGKYRWREMNAKVGVDTTYRTQGRVEVPLDEEDLVNVRKWIDERSKNVGSDIPFKTRIIEGAELNQRLRGATTDWKIAGFEEDSGSFDPEVATFVMAEYAKKMGVRIYTQCAARGLETQAGVISDVVTEKGAIKTSQVVVAGGVWSRLFMQNLNVDVPTLPAYQSQQLISGSPTAPGGNVALPGGIFFREQADGTYATSPRVIVAPVVKESFTYGYKYLPLLALPDFPVHISLNEQLINSFMQSTHWNLDEVSPFEQFRNMTALPDLPELNASLEKLKAEFPAFKESKLIDQWSGAMAIAPDENPIISEVKEYPGLVINTATGWGMTESPVSAELTADLLLGKKPVLDPKPFSLYRF; via the coding sequence ATGGCGATATCTAGAAGAAAATTTATCATTGGTGGAACAGTCGTGGCTGTAGCGGCTGGTGCGGGAATTTTAACACCAATGTTAACTCGCGAAGGGCGCTTTGTTCCGGGTACACCAAGACATGGTTTTGTTGAAGGTACGGAAGGGGCTTTACCAAAACAAGCGGATGTTGTTGTTATTGGTGCGGGTATTCTCGGTATTATGACGGCCATTAATCTTGTGGAACGTGGTTTATCTGTTGTGATTGTAGAAAAAGGTAATATCGCGGGTGAGCAATCTTCTAGATTCTACGGTCAAGCAATTAGCTATAAAATGCCTGACGAAACATTCTTATTACACCATTTAGGTAAATATCGCTGGCGTGAAATGAATGCAAAAGTAGGTGTTGATACCACTTATCGTACACAAGGCCGTGTAGAAGTTCCTCTTGATGAAGAAGATTTAGTAAACGTAAGAAAATGGATTGACGAAAGAAGTAAGAATGTTGGCTCAGATATTCCATTTAAAACCAGAATTATTGAAGGGGCTGAATTAAATCAACGTCTTCGCGGTGCAACAACAGATTGGAAAATTGCTGGCTTTGAAGAAGATTCAGGTAGCTTCGATCCAGAAGTTGCAACCTTCGTTATGGCTGAATACGCTAAAAAAATGGGCGTTCGAATTTACACTCAATGTGCGGCTCGTGGCTTAGAAACACAAGCGGGTGTGATTTCTGATGTTGTAACAGAGAAAGGTGCAATTAAAACTTCTCAAGTTGTTGTTGCTGGTGGTGTTTGGTCACGCCTATTTATGCAAAATCTCAATGTTGATGTACCAACACTGCCTGCCTATCAGTCTCAACAGTTAATCAGTGGTTCACCAACAGCACCGGGTGGCAACGTTGCTTTACCGGGCGGTATTTTCTTCCGTGAACAAGCTGATGGTACTTACGCAACTTCTCCTCGTGTTATTGTGGCTCCAGTAGTGAAAGAATCTTTCACTTATGGTTATAAATATCTGCCATTATTAGCTCTACCTGATTTCCCTGTGCATATTTCTTTAAATGAACAATTAATCAATTCATTTATGCAATCAACACATTGGAATTTAGATGAAGTTTCTCCGTTTGAGCAATTTAGAAATATGACAGCACTGCCAGATTTACCTGAGCTAAATGCTTCATTAGAAAAATTAAAAGCAGAATTCCCAGCCTTTAAAGAATCGAAATTAATTGATCAATGGAGTGGTGCAATGGCTATCGCACCAGATGAAAATCCAATTATCTCAGAAGTTAAAGAATATCCAGGCTTAGTGATTAATACAGCGACAGGTTGGGGTATGACAGAAAGCCCAGTATCAGCAGAATTAACAGCTGATTTGTTACTTGGTAAAAAACCTGTTTTAGATCCAAAACCATTTAGTCTTTACAGATTCTAA
- a CDS encoding ankyrin repeat domain-containing protein: protein MNIKMFVISLLLVSFGAQALIINENNPPEYQSFKSNYSDMIELANKSRLPHRVFYTSPSTGRNALWFDAVKHGDLNEVKKMLANGQDIEAKDTGSLDQTALGWAAFIGDEEMVDYLISQGANLWATDKGDVYNVFKSAVLGNNVNVVKKIHALMRSDIEINNQRVESDGETFIMIAASNNRIDIVKYLISQGADVNLVTTTQDTSLFSYNHSALSYACQNNLKDMQRLLIRNGAINHRTGTTSCH from the coding sequence ATGAATATAAAAATGTTTGTTATTTCATTATTATTGGTTTCTTTTGGCGCACAAGCATTGATTATTAATGAAAATAATCCACCAGAATATCAATCTTTTAAATCAAATTATTCTGATATGATTGAGTTGGCTAATAAATCACGCTTGCCACATCGTGTTTTCTATACTTCACCAAGTACAGGTAGAAATGCGCTATGGTTTGATGCTGTTAAACACGGTGATTTAAATGAAGTTAAAAAGATGCTTGCTAATGGTCAAGATATTGAAGCAAAAGATACAGGTAGCTTAGACCAAACAGCACTAGGTTGGGCCGCATTTATTGGTGATGAGGAAATGGTTGATTATCTTATTTCTCAAGGTGCTAATTTATGGGCTACAGATAAAGGCGATGTTTATAATGTCTTTAAGTCAGCTGTATTAGGAAACAACGTTAATGTAGTCAAAAAAATTCACGCCCTAATGAGAAGTGATATTGAAATTAATAATCAAAGAGTAGAAAGTGATGGTGAAACCTTTATTATGATTGCTGCAAGCAATAATCGCATTGATATTGTAAAATATCTTATTTCTCAAGGTGCAGATGTTAATCTTGTTACCACAACACAAGATACATCACTATTTTCTTATAATCATAGTGCATTAAGCTATGCTTGCCAAAATAATCTTAAAGATATGCAGAGGCTACTGATTAGAAACGGTGCTATAAATCATAGAACCGGTACAACGTCCTGCCATTAA